The Streptomyces sp. CC0208 genome window below encodes:
- a CDS encoding transglutaminase domain-containing protein: MSLSFYATQSVFSDPGDMAPRYAGLPRDPARLARIVREVMIHRVEGELFGHTHPTDRLYQDAETRYIDDILRIIVERNDAPLTVRREPGDRFVGICRDFTLLHVSLLRHVGIPARLRSGFADYFSSTGFHGDHVVTEYWDEKRGWLLADAQLADPGITANWPVDFDPMDVPRSRFLVAGEAWRAIREGGADETEFGLRLPGEEPFVGERFVAGNIRLDLAALNKVETLLWDVWGEEEELERYDRVAPLVSGEVSFEAVRKVFAEDDVLRTPSTVTCYAPFVGTHLVTLR; encoded by the coding sequence GTGTCCCTCTCCTTCTATGCGACGCAGAGTGTGTTCTCCGACCCCGGGGACATGGCCCCGCGGTACGCCGGGTTGCCGCGCGACCCCGCTCGGCTCGCCCGGATCGTCCGGGAGGTGATGATCCATCGGGTCGAGGGCGAGCTCTTCGGGCACACCCATCCCACCGACCGGCTCTACCAGGACGCCGAGACCCGGTACATCGACGACATCCTGCGGATCATCGTCGAGCGGAACGACGCGCCGCTGACCGTGCGGCGCGAGCCGGGCGACCGGTTCGTCGGGATCTGCCGCGACTTCACGCTGCTGCACGTCTCACTGCTGCGGCACGTGGGCATCCCGGCCCGGCTGCGGTCCGGGTTCGCCGACTACTTCTCCTCGACCGGCTTCCACGGTGACCACGTGGTCACCGAGTACTGGGACGAGAAGCGGGGCTGGCTGCTGGCGGACGCGCAGCTGGCCGACCCCGGCATCACCGCGAACTGGCCGGTGGACTTCGACCCGATGGACGTTCCCCGGTCGCGGTTCCTCGTCGCCGGTGAGGCCTGGCGGGCGATCCGGGAGGGCGGGGCGGACGAGACCGAGTTCGGGCTGCGCCTGCCCGGGGAGGAGCCGTTCGTCGGGGAGCGGTTCGTGGCGGGGAACATCCGCCTCGACCTCGCCGCGCTCAACAAGGTGGAGACCTTGCTGTGGGACGTGTGGGGTGAGGAGGAGGAGCTGGAGCGCTACGACCGGGTGGCACCCCTGGTGAGCGGGGAGGTGTCGTTCGAGGCCGTGCGGAAGGTGTTCGCCGAGGACGACGTGCTGCGGACGCCGTCGACGGTGACGTGTTACGCGCCGTTCGTCGGGACGCACCTCGTCACCCTGCGCTAG
- a CDS encoding nucleoside deaminase — translation MDQAQAHRWLATAVEEARAGLAEGGIPIGAALYGADGTLLGRGHNRRVQDGDPSLHAETAAFRAAGRQRSYRGTTMVTTLSPCWYCSGLVRQFGIGRVVVGEATTFHGGHDWLAEHGVEIVLVDDPECVRMMTDFIGKNPELWNEDIGE, via the coding sequence ATGGATCAGGCACAGGCACACCGGTGGCTCGCCACCGCCGTCGAGGAGGCCCGCGCCGGGCTCGCCGAGGGCGGCATCCCCATCGGGGCCGCGCTCTACGGCGCCGACGGCACCCTCCTCGGCCGCGGCCACAACCGGCGCGTCCAGGACGGCGACCCCTCCCTGCACGCGGAGACGGCCGCCTTCCGGGCCGCGGGACGGCAGCGGTCGTACCGCGGTACGACGATGGTGACCACCCTCTCGCCCTGCTGGTACTGCTCCGGTCTGGTCCGGCAGTTCGGGATCGGGCGGGTCGTCGTCGGGGAGGCCACCACCTTCCACGGCGGCCACGACTGGCTCGCCGAGCACGGTGTGGAGATCGTGCTCGTCGACGACCCCGAATGCGTGCGGATGATGACCGACTTCATCGGGAAGAACCCGGAACTGTGGAACGAGGACATCGGTGAATGA
- a CDS encoding zinc-binding dehydrogenase, whose protein sequence is MRAVEFQEYGGPEVLKVVEADVPGPGPGQVSVDVAYAGVNFADLKARAEGYRVPGLPFVPGLEVSGRVRELGEGVTGLSVGQEVTAALTVGGGYADVAVADTENVFPLPSGVGLRTAATLPAVLPTAYALVHTVGRLRAGETVLVQGAAGGIGTVVGQLAKAAGATVYGVVSGEAKAAYAREHGYDEVFVGDFAEPLRAATGGRGVDLALDPVGGDTLRDCLASLAVYGRLVSFGNASGAPAWTVGQPELYPLGLSVAGFSILTLARTAPAELRTLSERAFATVADGTVSLPVTAEFGLEEAAEAHRLMGARTSTGKLLLRVGG, encoded by the coding sequence ATGCGCGCGGTGGAGTTCCAGGAGTACGGCGGTCCCGAGGTGCTCAAGGTCGTGGAGGCGGACGTTCCGGGCCCCGGACCCGGCCAGGTGAGCGTCGATGTGGCGTACGCCGGGGTGAACTTCGCCGACCTGAAGGCGCGCGCGGAGGGCTACCGGGTGCCGGGGCTGCCCTTCGTCCCCGGTCTGGAGGTGTCCGGGCGGGTCCGGGAGCTGGGCGAGGGCGTGACCGGCCTGAGCGTCGGCCAGGAGGTGACGGCCGCCCTGACGGTGGGCGGCGGTTACGCGGACGTGGCCGTCGCCGACACGGAGAACGTCTTCCCGCTCCCGTCCGGCGTCGGCCTGCGCACGGCGGCCACCCTGCCGGCGGTCCTCCCGACGGCGTACGCCCTCGTGCACACCGTCGGTCGGCTCCGGGCGGGGGAGACGGTCCTGGTGCAGGGCGCGGCGGGCGGAATCGGCACCGTGGTGGGCCAGTTGGCGAAGGCGGCCGGCGCGACGGTGTACGGCGTGGTGTCCGGCGAGGCCAAGGCGGCGTACGCCCGCGAGCACGGGTACGACGAGGTGTTCGTCGGTGACTTCGCGGAACCGCTGCGGGCGGCGACCGGCGGGCGTGGGGTCGACCTCGCCCTGGACCCGGTCGGCGGCGACACCCTCCGCGACTGTCTGGCCTCCCTCGCGGTCTACGGCCGCCTGGTCTCCTTCGGCAACGCGAGCGGCGCACCGGCGTGGACCGTGGGCCAGCCCGAGCTGTATCCCCTCGGCCTCTCCGTCGCCGGTTTCTCCATCCTCACCCTCGCCCGAACCGCCCCCGCCGAGCTGCGGACCCTCTCGGAGCGGGCGTTCGCGACGGTGGCCGACGGGACGGTCTCCCTGCCGGTCACCGCGGAGTTCGGCCTTGAGGAGGCGGCGGAGGCACACCGGCTGATGGGGGCGCGGACGAGCACGGGCAAGCTCCTGCTGAGGGTCGGTGGCTGA
- a CDS encoding PucR family transcriptional regulator yields MPALTLREILALDPVRAAGPELLAGDTALDGPVRWVHSSEVYEGANFLDGGELLLTNGFGLTDADEEVRRRYVRELAARGAAGLAVEVGRALPAMPPEVTDEARRLGLPLLALRRVVPFVRITEAANRAIVARGLSGRSVVRPWGDDHTAALLADLADRAALNQPEVEARAALAGFHPGPGARLIGVSLHGTREVSTVDRAVRLLGGAGVLRAAFPGDVLALLSLPGTLPGDPVKAVQEAFRTAAAPGLTVAVGHAVSASDGGWLRWSDTLRAARTTLELALTVPPAEPAAPEGPSVTSSRALALERELTRGGVDANRDRLAALVQHALGPLLAWEAAHPSDLVRTLEVHLRNGCSPTRTAALLHIGRQSLYQRLERIESLLGLEIDDPDLLGELLTATCAQRVVRTTKAVARGGLRTVA; encoded by the coding sequence ATGCCCGCACTCACCCTTCGCGAGATCCTGGCCCTCGATCCCGTCCGCGCCGCCGGGCCCGAGCTGCTGGCCGGAGACACCGCGCTGGACGGCCCGGTGCGCTGGGTCCATTCGAGCGAGGTGTACGAGGGCGCGAACTTCCTGGACGGCGGCGAGCTGCTGCTCACCAACGGTTTCGGGCTGACGGACGCCGACGAGGAGGTCCGCCGCCGGTACGTGCGCGAGCTGGCCGCCCGGGGCGCCGCCGGGCTCGCGGTGGAGGTCGGCCGCGCCCTGCCCGCCATGCCGCCCGAGGTCACCGACGAGGCCCGCCGCCTGGGTCTGCCCCTGCTGGCCCTGCGCCGGGTCGTGCCCTTCGTGCGGATCACGGAGGCCGCCAACCGGGCGATCGTCGCGCGCGGGCTGTCCGGCCGTTCGGTGGTACGGCCGTGGGGCGACGACCATACGGCGGCCCTGCTCGCCGACCTCGCCGACCGGGCGGCGCTGAACCAGCCGGAGGTGGAGGCGCGGGCGGCGCTCGCCGGGTTCCATCCGGGCCCGGGAGCCCGGCTGATCGGGGTGTCGCTGCACGGCACCCGGGAGGTCAGCACCGTCGACCGGGCGGTACGGCTGCTGGGCGGGGCCGGGGTGCTGCGGGCCGCGTTCCCTGGGGACGTCCTGGCGCTGCTGTCCCTGCCGGGCACGCTCCCCGGTGACCCCGTGAAAGCGGTGCAGGAGGCCTTCCGCACGGCGGCCGCGCCCGGGCTCACCGTGGCGGTGGGCCACGCCGTCTCCGCCTCCGACGGCGGCTGGCTGCGCTGGAGCGACACGCTGCGGGCGGCCCGTACGACCCTGGAACTGGCGTTGACCGTCCCGCCGGCCGAACCGGCCGCCCCCGAGGGCCCGTCGGTGACCTCGTCCCGGGCCCTGGCGCTGGAGCGGGAACTGACCCGGGGCGGCGTGGACGCCAACCGGGACCGCCTGGCGGCGCTGGTCCAGCACGCCCTGGGGCCGCTGCTGGCCTGGGAAGCGGCCCACCCGAGCGACCTGGTGCGAACCCTGGAGGTCCACCTCCGCAACGGCTGCTCACCGACCCGCACGGCGGCCCTCCTCCACATAGGCCGCCAGTCCCTGTACCAGCGCCTGGAGCGCATCGAGTCGTTGCTTGGCCTGGAGATCGACGACCCGGACCTGCTGGGCGAGTTGCTGACGGCGACCTGCGCACAACGGGTGGTACGCACGACGAAAGCCGTCGCACGGGGCGGGCTGCGGACGGTGGCCTAG
- a CDS encoding cytochrome P450 — MSATVPTMPGALPFIGHGLHLLRDPLPLMRKANTLAPVVRLKGPGPDVYLVTDPDLLHRMLVTDTRDYAKGRITDGAAPQFGPSLLMDIHFDGLTLFEAHRRHRRALQPAFHPRRTAAQVPQVRELTQTHCRHWQAGQTLRLDQDLARLAYDVTARTFCAATDSMAGALAALTASSTTGVYWRVALPRLGRLSGVPGTGSFKRAVARLRAAVTGAIEQHRADPRDRGDVLSALLSARYHDTGEAMSDEQIVNEITFYMFAAVHGIADVLPHVFLELSRHPDAEERLHAELDTVLSGRPVQAEDLPRLHYTRRLLTEVMRLHPTVWLLARRTLRTVRLGTTDFPAGTEIAYGAYAAHHHPGIHHDPLRFDPDRWLPERTRALHKVAQLTFGTGPRKCIGDQLATTHMLTALATITQHWRLHTPPGHRHRPTPRLFLRPGTLPALITQRTPMRTTSAAPAQS; from the coding sequence ATGTCCGCAACCGTCCCGACCATGCCCGGCGCGCTCCCCTTCATCGGACACGGACTGCACCTGCTGCGCGACCCGCTGCCGTTGATGAGGAAGGCCAACACGCTCGCCCCGGTGGTCCGGCTCAAAGGGCCCGGGCCGGACGTCTATCTGGTCACCGACCCCGATCTGCTGCATCGCATGCTCGTCACCGACACGCGCGACTACGCCAAGGGGCGGATCACCGACGGCGCCGCGCCCCAGTTCGGGCCCAGCCTGCTGATGGACATCCACTTCGACGGGCTGACGTTGTTCGAAGCCCACCGTCGGCACCGCCGCGCCCTCCAGCCCGCCTTCCACCCCCGCCGCACCGCCGCCCAGGTACCGCAGGTACGGGAGCTGACCCAAACGCACTGCCGACACTGGCAGGCCGGACAGACGCTCCGCCTGGACCAGGACCTGGCTCGCCTTGCCTACGACGTCACCGCCCGCACCTTCTGCGCAGCCACGGACTCCATGGCCGGCGCGCTGGCCGCGCTCACCGCCTCCTCCACGACCGGGGTGTACTGGCGCGTGGCCCTGCCCCGGCTCGGCCGGCTCTCCGGTGTGCCCGGAACCGGTTCTTTCAAGCGAGCGGTGGCTCGTCTGCGCGCGGCCGTCACCGGCGCCATCGAACAGCACCGGGCCGATCCCCGGGACCGTGGTGACGTGCTGTCCGCGCTGCTGTCCGCCCGCTACCACGACACCGGCGAAGCCATGAGCGACGAGCAGATCGTCAACGAGATCACGTTCTACATGTTCGCCGCCGTCCACGGTATCGCCGACGTCCTGCCCCACGTCTTCCTCGAGCTGTCCCGCCACCCCGACGCGGAAGAGCGCCTGCACGCCGAACTCGACACCGTCCTGTCCGGCCGCCCCGTGCAGGCCGAGGACCTGCCCCGCCTGCACTACACGCGGCGCCTGCTCACCGAAGTGATGCGCCTGCACCCGACGGTGTGGCTGCTGGCCCGCCGCACGCTGCGCACCGTCCGCCTCGGCACCACCGACTTCCCCGCCGGAACCGAGATCGCCTACGGCGCCTACGCCGCCCACCACCATCCCGGCATCCACCACGACCCCCTGCGCTTCGACCCCGACCGCTGGCTGCCCGAACGCACCCGCGCCCTGCATAAAGTCGCCCAGCTCACCTTCGGTACCGGTCCCCGCAAATGCATCGGCGACCAGCTCGCCACCACCCATATGCTCACCGCACTCGCCACCATCACCCAGCACTGGCGACTCCACACCCCGCCGGGACACCGCCACCGCCCCACCCCCAGGCTCTTCCTGCGCCCCGGCACCCTGCCCGCCCTCATCACCCAGCGCACTCCGATGCGAACGACCAGCGCCGCACCCGCCCAGTCCTGA
- a CDS encoding helix-turn-helix domain-containing protein: protein MSTPRHRTAPEHTHPDDVPVLTALAALADPVRLTLVRELAGSPEWSRACGTFDVPVGKAALSHHFTVLRAAGLVEQRDEGPRRVNRLRRAEFDARFPGLLELVLRTEPSA from the coding sequence ATGAGCACGCCCCGGCACCGGACCGCCCCCGAGCACACCCACCCTGACGACGTCCCGGTGCTCACGGCACTCGCCGCGCTCGCCGATCCCGTCCGCCTCACCCTGGTGCGGGAGCTGGCCGGTTCGCCCGAGTGGAGCCGGGCCTGCGGCACCTTCGACGTGCCCGTCGGCAAAGCGGCCCTCAGCCACCACTTCACGGTGCTGCGCGCGGCCGGGCTCGTGGAGCAGCGGGACGAGGGGCCGCGGCGCGTCAACCGGCTGCGCCGGGCGGAGTTCGACGCGCGCTTCCCGGGCCTGCTGGAACTCGTGCTCCGAACGGAGCCCAGCGCCTGA